The genomic window GCGGTCGCGACGGGGGGCGGACCGGTGGCCCGGTCGCGTCGCGGCCGGTCGGGCCTGTCCGCCGCCCGGTCCCCTTCGGCGGCTCCTCCGGGGGAGGCCGGCCGGCCTCGTGCCGTCGCCGTCACCCCGGCTCCGGGGGCCTGGAGGGTCGTCGGGGCCGTGGCCTCTTCGCCCCATCGGGGGGCCTCGTCCCGTCCCTCGCGAGGGGCGACGAGGCCCCCTCCCCCGGGGCCGCCCGGTCTCCGGGGGAAGCGCCCGGCCCGCGAGGGGGACGCCCTCGCGGCGGGCCCTCGGGGCGGTGCCCGCCGATCGGGGCGAAACGAAAAGCGGCGACCCCGACCGGGATCGCCGCTGCATGGGAAACAGGCGTTTTTACATGTTCACGATGGTGGATTCATGTCCGTCCCGGGCCGGGGGCGCCCCGCGATCAGCGCGGGGGGCGGATGGTGTCGCCCGGGTCGGGCGTCGGGGGGAGCGAGCCGGGGGGCAGCCCTTCCCCGGGCGTCGACGAGACGTTCGGGTCCGGGGGCGGCGGGCTGCCGGGGTCTGCGGGGGGCATGGGCGCGGGGTTCGGCCCTTCGCCGGGGGTCGGCGTGCCCAGGTCGCCGGGCAGCGGCTGCGGGAGCCGCTGCGGGAAGGAGTCGGGGTCCTTGCCGCCCGGGGTCGTACCGCCGGGCGCCGCGCCGGGGGGCGTGGCCAGGCCCCTCTCGCCCTCGGGCGGCGGCGGTGCCGCGTCGCCCGCCCCGGCGCCCGGGGCCGCACCCTGGCCGGGGGCCGCGCCGCCCGCCCCCGCCGCGGCGGTGCCCGGAGGCCCGAGCAGGGTCGCCGGGTTCTTGCCCCAGGGCCACTGCCACATCCAGACGTGACTCTTGTGCTCCTGCAACAGGGGGCGCGGCGGCGAGACCGGCATCAGGTAGCTGCCGCCGCCCAGGGCCTGGTAGGTGTCCACGACGGCGGCGAGCTGCTGCTGCTTGATCTCGACGAACGACACCCTGCCGTCCCGGAGGTCGCGCTGGGCGAACAGCACGTCCACGTAGTCGGCCCGGGCGAACTGGAAGAGCTTCTGGGCGACGTCCACCGACTTCTCGAGGGCCGTCAGCTGCTGCTGCCTCAGCTCCAGGCTCTTGCGGTAGTTCTCCACCCGGTTGAGGCGGTTCACGACCTCCGTGAAGGCGTTCAGGACGACGCGCTGGTAGTTGTAGACGGACTGGAGCTGCCGGGCGTTGGCGGAGAAGTAGTCGGCCTTGATGGCCTTCCTGTTGATCACCGGCACCAGCAGGTTGCTGGCGGCGTTGGCGACGATCGCGTTGGGGGAGAGCAGCAGGTAGCTCGGGTTGAAGGAGCTGTAGCCGACGCCGGAGGTGATGGTCATCGCGGGCAGGAAGCGCTTGCGGGCGACCTTCACGTCGAGCCCGGCCGCGGCGAGCTGGCGCTCGGCCTCGCGGACGTCGGGCCGGTTGCGGAGCAGCTCGGAGGGCACGCCGACGGAGAGCCTCTGGAGGGTGACGTCGAGGATGTCGGTGTTGGTGCGCTCGACGGGCTGCGGGTAGCGGCCGGTGAGGAAGTTGATCCGGTTCTCGACCTCGATGATCGACTGCCGGACGACCAGCTTCTCGCCCTGGTTCCTGCGGACCTCGGCGAGGAACCTCTGGACGGCCAGCTCGGAGCCGCGGGCGGCCTCCATCTTGGCCCTGGCGATCCGCAGGCTCTGCTCCTGCAGGGCGATCGTCTGGTCCAGGATCTCGAGCCGCTTGTCGAGCGCCAGGAGCTCGTAGTAGCTGTCGGCGAGCTCCGCGACCAGGCGGGTCACGAAGAAGGACCGCTGCTCGCCCAGGGCGTAGTAGCGCATCGCCGCGGCGTCCTTGGCGTTGTGCAGCTGCCTCCAGATGTCCGGCGTCCAGAAGAAGGTGGGGCCGAAGGAGAAGTTGGGCAGCGGGTTGGGGAACCGATGGCCGGGGAGGATGTTGAGCTGCTCCTCGACGGCGCCCTCGAAGGTGTAGCGGCTGAACCGGTTCATGCCCGCGTCGCCGCCCATCCAGACGAAGGGGAGGTACTGGCCCTGGCGGGCCAGGATCTCATTGCTGGCGATCTGGACGTCCTCGTTGAGGATCCTCAGCTCCTGGTTCCCGAGCACCGCCTGGTGCATCAGGCCGGTGAGCCTGGGGTCCTGGAAGAAGTCCTCGACCTTGATGGCGGACGAGTTGTCCGGGCTCGCCGCCCCGTTGAAGTCCGCCGGCAGTTGCGGCCCCGGCTTGGGGTTCC from Aquisphaera giovannonii includes these protein-coding regions:
- a CDS encoding TolC family protein yields the protein MERSPSPTNARPRKRAILIAVTCGFLFILPSCAIPRLRNPKPGPQLPADFNGAASPDNSSAIKVEDFFQDPRLTGLMHQAVLGNQELRILNEDVQIASNEILARQGQYLPFVWMGGDAGMNRFSRYTFEGAVEEQLNILPGHRFPNPLPNFSFGPTFFWTPDIWRQLHNAKDAAAMRYYALGEQRSFFVTRLVAELADSYYELLALDKRLEILDQTIALQEQSLRIARAKMEAARGSELAVQRFLAEVRRNQGEKLVVRQSIIEVENRINFLTGRYPQPVERTNTDILDVTLQRLSVGVPSELLRNRPDVREAERQLAAAGLDVKVARKRFLPAMTITSGVGYSSFNPSYLLLSPNAIVANAASNLLVPVINRKAIKADYFSANARQLQSVYNYQRVVLNAFTEVVNRLNRVENYRKSLELRQQQLTALEKSVDVAQKLFQFARADYVDVLFAQRDLRDGRVSFVEIKQQQLAAVVDTYQALGGGSYLMPVSPPRPLLQEHKSHVWMWQWPWGKNPATLLGPPGTAAAGAGGAAPGQGAAPGAGAGDAAPPPPEGERGLATPPGAAPGGTTPGGKDPDSFPQRLPQPLPGDLGTPTPGEGPNPAPMPPADPGSPPPPDPNVSSTPGEGLPPGSLPPTPDPGDTIRPPR